From the Leptospira andrefontaineae genome, the window ATGTCCAAGGAGTCAATCTTTCAAGCAAGCAGCTCGCAGGAGACGCAGAGCTTCTAGGAATTATCACCTTGGGTTCTTGGCTCCCAAAAGGCCCTGGATATAGCGACTTAGTATATGCAGAGAATGTTTTGGAATCTGTTTTAAATCTGAGAGAAGAGTCTTTGACATTCTCAGATTTGGCTTCTTCTCCCAAAAAATAAAGAGCCGATTTGTTTCGAAAGAAGAAAATATCTGAACCAATCACGAAGGAGTCTAAGAACAAGTATGCAAAATTTAATCTTAAACCAATCCATCCAATTGAATAACGGAGTAGAGATGCCAATCTTCGGTCTGGGAGTTTGGAAAACAAGATCCGGAAAAGAATGTATAGATTCGGTTTTAAACGCTTTAGAATTCGGATACAGACATATAGATACTGCTAAAATTTACGGAAACGAATCAGATGTGGGAGAGGCAATTAAAAAGAGCGGGATCCCAAGAAAGGAATTATTCATCACTACAAAACTTTGGAATAGCGACCAAAGAAATCCGCGCAAGTATTTAGAGGAATCCTTGCAAACATTAGGACTGGACACGATCGATCTATATCTAATCCATTTTCCCGTAGCAGGAACTAGAAAACAAGCCTGGAAAGAATTGGAAAATGCGTATAAAGAAGGTTTGGTTCGTGCAATCGGGGTAAGTAACTATACAATCCCTCATTTGCAGGAATTATTCGAATACGCTGAAATTGTCCCTACGGTAAACCAAGTAGAATACCATCCATTCTTAAACCAAAACGAACTTCTAAATACTTGCAAAAAGAATAATATAGTATTGGAAGCGTATAGTCCCCTCGCCCATGGCCAAAAGATTTCAGATCCAAAACTTGTATCTCTTGCCGCAAAATACGGAAAAACTGCGGCTCAAATTCTCATCCGCTGGGCAATCGACAAAGGATTAGTGGTCATTCCTAAATCAGTCAAAAAAGAAAGGATTTTGGAAAATTCTCAAGTATTCGATTTTAAACTTAGCGAATCGGATTTGGCGGAAATGGAGACTTGGAATGAGAACTTCAGGACCTGCTGGGATCCAACAGGAGCCTAATCTGAAATATCCAAAATCAAAAACTCCTACTTCTTTCAATACTATATCGCGAAAAGTTTGGTTTCAAGGTTCGATAATCCTTCTGTCATTCCTATTTGTAACGAATTGTGATATCCTAATAACCTCGGTATTTAAGGAACATATCATAGATGCGAATTATATTCCTGCCGGCTCAATGGAACCTAATCTCCAAATCGGAGACTATATATTCGTAAAAAAATTTTCCGTTTCTCCGGAACGTGGGGATTTAATCACTTTTTATCCTCCTTCAAATGCAATCACTCCAGAAGAAGCAGAAGGCCCGAATAGAATACGTTTCGTTAAAAGACTGATAGGAATTCCCGGAGATACTATTTATTATTATTATGAACCAATACCGGATTCCACTCAAGCAGCGTTGCGAATCTCAATCAATGGGAAAATTCTACCAATCGAAGCATCGGAAGAAATCTTAAACCAAGAAGATTATGATATTCCATTAGAAGGGATAAAACTTTTTTATGAAAAGATCGGAGATAAAAAATATAAAGTTTTCTTCGGCGATCGCCCTTTTCACGAAGGAGCTTACCCTTCAGATACAAAATTCAGATTAGGAGAAGATGAGTTTTTCTTTCTGGGAGATAATCGAGGAAATTCCTCTGATTCCAGGTTCTGGGGAACCGTTCCAAAGGAAAACATTACCGGCAAAGTGATTTTCAAATATCTTTCTTTCAATTGGAAGGATTATACCTGCTCAAAGCCTGAGGAAAAGGATCCATACCAATACCAAGAATGTCCAAAAGATATAATGTCCAGATGGTCCAGAATGAAATTTAGGTTCCAAAACTTAGGTCCAATCGAATAAGATTCGTATTTAGCCTCTTTTTTTGTTGACTTTTTTCTTTTAGGGAAGTCTATACATTAATAGTTCAATCTTAAAGTATTATGGCCACTCATTATAAAGGAAAGCCTAGAGATGTAAAGGTGCTCGATGCCTACATCAAATTAAGCCGATGTGCGGATTCCATCCGTACAATGGAGGAAAAATTCCTTAATCAATATAATCTGACCAGCGGCCAATTCGGATGCTTGGAGACTCTTTATCATCTTGGCCCTATGTGCCAAAAAGAAATCGGTCAAAAAATATTTTCCTGCGAAGGAAACATCACACAGATCATAGATAATTTAGAAAAAAGAAGTCTAGTAATCAGAGTCAGAAGCGAAGAAGACAGACGTTATTTTATCATCAATCTTACCGACAAAGGAAAGGAACTCATCGGAACTTCTTTCCCAGATTATTTGGAGCAGTTGAAGGGCAAGATGTCCTGCCTCAGCGACGAAGAACTCAAAAATTTAGGACAGATCTGCAAGACTGTCGGACTCAAATCCGCGTAATATGAAGGAGGGATCTATGTTTTTCGGATTTTTCGGCCCATTACTTTAATAATAAACTATTAACCATTAGACTATATAAACAAGAATCATTCAGGAGGTGAGCATGATTCAGAAAATTCTCAAAACGGACTCGGATATAACATCCTTAATTCTAAGGATAACACTTGCAGTCGTGATGTTTCCACATGGAGCACAAAAGGTACTAGGCTGGTACGGCGGATATGGATTCTCCGGAACTTATGCATTCTTAACCGGCGCAGGCTTTCCTGGTTTCTTGGTCATACTTTTATTCATCGCAGAATTTTTGGGACCTATCGGATTACTTTCAGGTCTTCTTACAAGAGTAGCCGCAGCAGGTATTGGGATCGCAATGACAGTCGCAATACTTCCTCATGCAGAACACGGTTTCTTTATGAACTGGGCAGGAAGCCAAAAGGGAGAAGGATTTGAATTCCATCTATTGATGGTAGCAATCTCCTTAGCATTGGTCATCAAGGGAGGAGGAAAACTCTCTGTGGATGGAGCGATCTCCAAAAAATAAAACGTACCATTATACCTAACTACCAACTTCAGAGAGGTCTTCGGGCCTCTTTTTTTTATAAAGAATGATATGGTCTTTCGAATAACGTGCAACTTTCGCGACGAAAAATTGTTTTAAAAATCGATTTGGATTTCTGAAAAAACAAAAAACTAATCATAAGTAATTAGTGTTCAATTTATTTCAGGCTATTACTTAAAGATGAGAAAACAGGATCTTACATAATTCATTATGAAAATAGAAACAATTAAAATTCCCTGCCGCTTTTTATTCGAACTAGAGTATCATAGTTTTAATAGGTTCCTGTAGTCTATTTATAACAACTATGGAAAAAGGAAAAAAATCCGGCCCTCTCGATCGGATTTTCAAATCTATCCAAGGATATCTAACTCCAAAGGCTCCGGTCTCTTCCGGACTTTCGTTTTGGAGAGAACTCATTTTAACTTCTATCTTATTCACGATGAGTATCCTCGGAACTATCGTATATTTCCCGAGTGTATATCTTGCATGGACAGAAGGTAAAACTGAAGTTTTATGGGTAGATTCATTTTCATTAGGTCTAGTCTACCTACTTCTAATCGTTAAAAAAATAAACTTTTCGATTAAGGCCACATTGATCTTAACAATGAATTATTGTTTAGGGCTTTCTCTTTTAATATTCGTAGGTCCGGAAGGTGGAGGATTACTCTGGCTATTTCCTTTTCCTGTGCTCGCAGGAGTTTTATTCGGACTCACTCCTTCTCTATTCGGACTTTTAGCAAATATGATAGCTGTCTTTATAGCTTCCAGAGCGCAATTCTATCTGAGCCTTCCTTGGGCCATGGCTCCGGAAAGATTATATGTGGTAGGTTTAAACTTTTTAATCGCGAATACGATCGTATGTGTTCCTCTAACTATCCTAATGAGGGGATTACAGGAAAGTGTACAGAGAAGGCATGAATATCTTACAAATCTTAGATTAAGAAAAGCTCATATATACAGATCCAAACGTACTTTAGAAAAAGAGATTGCTACCAGAATAGAGATCGAAAGGACCTTGGAAGAAAATTTAAGGGAGAAAGAAGTACTTCTCCACGAGATCCATCACAGGGTCAAAAACAATCTGCAGATAGTTTCAGGAATGCTGAACTTACAAAACATGTATTCTACTGAATCTTCTACTTCCGAAGTTTTGTCTAAGGCACAGAGCAGGATTACTGCAATGGCGATGATCCACGATCACCTCTACAAGCAGGATAAATTTGCGAATGTGGATATGAAAACATATCTGGATTCTCTTTTAAGACATCTAGTCACTTCTTATTTCCCGTCCGGGAATCGAATCGGCTTTGAAGCGGATATGGATCCGATTAGACTTTCCATGGAGAAGGCGATCCCATGTGGTTTAATCGTAACTGAGCTGATCTCAAATTCTCTCAAACATGCATTTCCAAATGACGCAAAAGGAAATATTTTCGTTCAGTTAAAGGTAAAAGAAAATAAGGTCCATCTTACTGTTAGAGATGACGGTGTAGGAATGCCTAGGATCCAAGAATGGTTTGGACAAACTTCTTCTAAAAAGCAGGATCAGGATTCTTCTTTGGGCCTAATGATCATTCGTTCACTGTGTACCCAGCTCAAAGCGGAACTGGATCTGAAAAACACAGGTGGAACTTCCGTTTGCTTGATTTTTAAAACTTGATCGAATTCTATTGTTTTAGCTTTACGAAACCTCCTTCAATAGAGTCGAATCCATAGAGGGCAAAATGAATTCAGTCCAACATGATATTGCAGGCAAAAAATTCCTGATCCTACAAGACGGAAGAGAAGCTCATTTGGTTTATAGAGAGATCGGTTCCCATGTTTGGGATCTATATCATACTTTTGTCCCGACTGATTTCAGAGGAAAAGGGATCGCTTCTCAACTTGCAGAAGCCGCTCTTAAAACAGCAAGGGCAGAAACGAAAAAGATTATTCCGAACTGTTCCTTTGTGCAAACTTATCTTAAAAGACATCCCGAATATTCAGATCTGGTGATCATGGAATGATCCATCATATAGCGATTTCCACGCAAGATCCGGAAACATTAAAAAATTTTTATATAACTATCCCAGGTTTATCTTTCGAAAAGGATCATTTTTATCAGGATGGCAAACTCAGATCCTCTTGGTTTTTAGCGGGAGCAGTTCGTATCATGATAGAAAGAGAAGAAGATCCTAAGGCACCTCATGCACTTATCTTCTCCGCTCCAAAAAAGGAAGAAAGAGTAAAGATAGATTCCTTATTCGGAAATTCTTTTATAGAGAAAACTGATTACACAAAATATTTCAAAGACCCGGATGGGAATCGTTTGGGATTTAGTTCTTATCCGGAACCCTGGGATTAAGTCGTCGCCAAAGCTTTAGCAGCAATAAAAGAAGTGGTCCAGGCATTTTGGAAATTGAATCCACCTGTGATACCGTCTATATCCAAAACTTCTCCTGCGAAATAAAGTCCTGGATGAAACCTACTTTCCATTTTAGAAAAATCCACTTCCTTGCGGCGAACTCCACCACAAGTCACGAACTCATCCTTAAAAACCCCTTTGCCGGAAACTTTCAGAACGGTTCTTTTTAAGATCTCTTCTGCCTGGTGAAATTCTTTGGAAGAAATTTCGGACCATCTTTTTTCCGAACCACAAGACTTCTCCCAAACTCTTTCCCAAAATCTGGACGGGAGATCGAATTCGGAACGACTTCCCGGTTTTTTAGAAGGACTATCCTTCTTCTTTTCTAAAAATATTTCTCTCAATTCTTGTCTGGAATGATTAGGGACCCAATCTACAAGTAATTCCGCTTTATAATCTGAATCGAATAATTCTCGAGCTGCCCAAGCAGAAAGTTTAAGAACCGCCGGACCGCTTAAGCCCCAATGTGTAAAAAGAACGGGGCCTCTTTGTTTTAGTTTAGAGTTTTTGAATATAATCTCAACATCCGATACAGTAAGCCCCTGGAATCCATCTAATAATGGATCTGAGATCTCGAAAGTAAATAAAGAAGGAACAGGAGGTTCTATAGAATGACCCATATTTTCCAGCCATCCCCAAACCTTACGAGAGGAACCGCTCGCTATCAGAACAGAATCAAAATACTCTTCTCCTTCTTCCGTTTGTATCCTGAATCTTTTTCCGTCCGGATCTTCATTTTTATAAATTCCTAATATAGAAATTTTGGTTTGGATCTTTACTCCTGATTTTTTGGCTTCTTCTAGTAAGCAGTTGATGATGGTTTCTGAATTATCAGTGATGGGGAACATTCTACCATCATTCTCCGCTTTTAATTTCACTCCCCTCGATTCAAAAAAACGGATGGTGTCCTTTGGTTGGAATGTCTCAAAGGCTCTTTTAAGTTCCTTCTCTCCCCTTGGATAACGTTTGGATAATTCTTCCGGATCAAAACAGGAATGAGTGACATTACATCTTCCTCCTCCTGAAATTTTAACTTTGGAAAGTACGTTTGGGGATTTTTCGTAAAGAGATACGGAAACTTTTCCATCGGAGAGAATTCTAGTTTGGATGGCTCCGAAAAACCCCGCAGCTCCGCCGCCGATTACGATTACTTTTTTTGAGGAACCAGAATACAATCCACTCTCCTAAAAAGATCCTAAAATACGATTTGGATTATATTGTCCCCATTTTTCCTGCGGAATAATCCTCAAAAGCCTGTTGTATTTCTTGAGGGGTGCTCATCACAAAAGGGCCATAACGTGCTACCGGTTCATTCAGAGGTTGTCCCCCAAGGATCAAAACTTCCCAGGCAAAATTTTCGGGAGCGCGAAGGCCTATACTACCTTCTCCGCCTTGGTAAAAAACTGTTTCACCCTCTACAAGATCGTGTTCTGCATCCGTATCGATTACAGTACCTGCGCCCACAAACGGGTATGCTAGAATATTATAATCTTTCGGAACAGGCACTTCTGCATAAGAACCTGGAGAAAGTTTTAAATGGAAGAATACAATTGGTGTCTGAGTTTGGATGATCGCATTGGTTCCCCAAAGATCTCCCGCAATTACTTTTGCCCAAACGCCGTCTTTTTCTGCCACTGGGAGCTCGGATGAATCCATCTCTTGATAATTCGGGGAAATAAGTTTTTTATCCCTTGGGAGATTCACCCAGATCTGGAACCCATGCATTCTTCCACCTCTGGACTGAAAATCGGCAGAAGGAAGTTCTGAATGTACGAGCCCGGCTCCTGCAGTCATCCATTGGATCCCACCTTCTTTTAATTTTCCTGAATGGCCCCAGGAATCTCTATGTTCCATTTCTCCGGATAGAAGATACGTAACGGTCTCGAAACCTCTGTGAGGATGATCTGGAGCACCTATTGCTTTGCCTGGTTCGTAAGTAACAGGTCCCATTTCATCTAAAAGTAAAAACGGGTCCCAATAAGAAAATTGCGGAACTGGGAATGGTCTGCGGACTGGAAATCCTCCACCTTCGATAGTTTTTTCGGCGA encodes:
- a CDS encoding NAD(P)/FAD-dependent oxidoreductase, whose protein sequence is MYSGSSKKVIVIGGGAAGFFGAIQTRILSDGKVSVSLYEKSPNVLSKVKISGGGRCNVTHSCFDPEELSKRYPRGEKELKRAFETFQPKDTIRFFESRGVKLKAENDGRMFPITDNSETIINCLLEEAKKSGVKIQTKISILGIYKNEDPDGKRFRIQTEEGEEYFDSVLIASGSSRKVWGWLENMGHSIEPPVPSLFTFEISDPLLDGFQGLTVSDVEIIFKNSKLKQRGPVLFTHWGLSGPAVLKLSAWAARELFDSDYKAELLVDWVPNHSRQELREIFLEKKKDSPSKKPGSRSEFDLPSRFWERVWEKSCGSEKRWSEISSKEFHQAEEILKRTVLKVSGKGVFKDEFVTCGGVRRKEVDFSKMESRFHPGLYFAGEVLDIDGITGGFNFQNAWTTSFIAAKALATT
- a CDS encoding MarR family winged helix-turn-helix transcriptional regulator; this encodes MATHYKGKPRDVKVLDAYIKLSRCADSIRTMEEKFLNQYNLTSGQFGCLETLYHLGPMCQKEIGQKIFSCEGNITQIIDNLEKRSLVIRVRSEEDRRYFIINLTDKGKELIGTSFPDYLEQLKGKMSCLSDEELKNLGQICKTVGLKSA
- a CDS encoding aldo/keto reductase, which produces MQNLILNQSIQLNNGVEMPIFGLGVWKTRSGKECIDSVLNALEFGYRHIDTAKIYGNESDVGEAIKKSGIPRKELFITTKLWNSDQRNPRKYLEESLQTLGLDTIDLYLIHFPVAGTRKQAWKELENAYKEGLVRAIGVSNYTIPHLQELFEYAEIVPTVNQVEYHPFLNQNELLNTCKKNNIVLEAYSPLAHGQKISDPKLVSLAAKYGKTAAQILIRWAIDKGLVVIPKSVKKERILENSQVFDFKLSESDLAEMETWNENFRTCWDPTGA
- a CDS encoding GNAT family N-acetyltransferase, whose product is MNSVQHDIAGKKFLILQDGREAHLVYREIGSHVWDLYHTFVPTDFRGKGIASQLAEAALKTARAETKKIIPNCSFVQTYLKRHPEYSDLVIME
- a CDS encoding pirin family protein; amino-acid sequence: MGFRRITGTRIAEKTIEGGGFPVRRPFPVPQFSYWDPFLLLDEMGPVTYEPGKAIGAPDHPHRGFETVTYLLSGEMEHRDSWGHSGKLKEGGIQWMTAGAGLVHSELPSADFQSRGGRMHGFQIWVNLPRDKKLISPNYQEMDSSELPVAEKDGVWAKVIAGDLWGTNAIIQTQTPIVFFHLKLSPGSYAEVPVPKDYNILAYPFVGAGTVIDTDAEHDLVEGETVFYQGGEGSIGLRAPENFAWEVLILGGQPLNEPVARYGPFVMSTPQEIQQAFEDYSAGKMGTI
- the lepB gene encoding signal peptidase I, whose product is MRTSGPAGIQQEPNLKYPKSKTPTSFNTISRKVWFQGSIILLSFLFVTNCDILITSVFKEHIIDANYIPAGSMEPNLQIGDYIFVKKFSVSPERGDLITFYPPSNAITPEEAEGPNRIRFVKRLIGIPGDTIYYYYEPIPDSTQAALRISINGKILPIEASEEILNQEDYDIPLEGIKLFYEKIGDKKYKVFFGDRPFHEGAYPSDTKFRLGEDEFFFLGDNRGNSSDSRFWGTVPKENITGKVIFKYLSFNWKDYTCSKPEEKDPYQYQECPKDIMSRWSRMKFRFQNLGPIE
- a CDS encoding sensor histidine kinase, producing the protein MEKGKKSGPLDRIFKSIQGYLTPKAPVSSGLSFWRELILTSILFTMSILGTIVYFPSVYLAWTEGKTEVLWVDSFSLGLVYLLLIVKKINFSIKATLILTMNYCLGLSLLIFVGPEGGGLLWLFPFPVLAGVLFGLTPSLFGLLANMIAVFIASRAQFYLSLPWAMAPERLYVVGLNFLIANTIVCVPLTILMRGLQESVQRRHEYLTNLRLRKAHIYRSKRTLEKEIATRIEIERTLEENLREKEVLLHEIHHRVKNNLQIVSGMLNLQNMYSTESSTSEVLSKAQSRITAMAMIHDHLYKQDKFANVDMKTYLDSLLRHLVTSYFPSGNRIGFEADMDPIRLSMEKAIPCGLIVTELISNSLKHAFPNDAKGNIFVQLKVKENKVHLTVRDDGVGMPRIQEWFGQTSSKKQDQDSSLGLMIIRSLCTQLKAELDLKNTGGTSVCLIFKT
- a CDS encoding VOC family protein, coding for MIHHIAISTQDPETLKNFYITIPGLSFEKDHFYQDGKLRSSWFLAGAVRIMIEREEDPKAPHALIFSAPKKEERVKIDSLFGNSFIEKTDYTKYFKDPDGNRLGFSSYPEPWD
- a CDS encoding DoxX family protein; translation: MIQKILKTDSDITSLILRITLAVVMFPHGAQKVLGWYGGYGFSGTYAFLTGAGFPGFLVILLFIAEFLGPIGLLSGLLTRVAAAGIGIAMTVAILPHAEHGFFMNWAGSQKGEGFEFHLLMVAISLALVIKGGGKLSVDGAISKK